The Cydia splendana unplaced genomic scaffold, ilCydSple1.2 scaffold_68_ctg1, whole genome shotgun sequence genome window below encodes:
- the LOC134805832 gene encoding uncharacterized protein LOC134805832, which translates to MAKEDLHRAKREEMRLRAEEEVAGIRVPISTRSQTGGLSSSVLPGAQDNLCAAALSQRVHKSLDGISHVAKNSGHLKGTFVKALKDATASIKETVDCLLERTSTEETRRLQAQNDALRAQLTELKSEMTQLRADFRDQFRRTSPVPSQPKENTQPASTSRKGAAKVSSMEENMMRTMTAQIGLMLDARLGALGLEGRLLPAQTMRPPLAHDRRAERATSLHSGPTGQDTCTELTTGTQPDSIAGTVAVASPASSGSKQGAKPKPRHKKTTLAANEAATARELPQETPTPAAAPLRENWKDALGKKAKKAVKKPTAAKTSKTHAPKSAHKRKLRPPRTAVTLTLKPEAVEAGAKYETVLAEAKKRINLEDLGISAVRFRTVATGARMLELPPDTKEAEIAADALAEKLREVLDPNVVHIQRPVKCADIRVTGLDDSAIAEEVVAAVAKLGNCAVEAVKSGVIARSHNGSGSLWLSCPVAAATKVVDAGRLKVGWISARVILLDAKPLRCYRCLETGHVGAKCDKGVDRSNLCYRCGEPGHKSRECVGVMPNVLCIYY; encoded by the coding sequence ATGGCCAAGGAAGACTTACACCGCGCCAAAAGGGAGGAAATGAGGTTAAGGGCAGAAGAGGAGGTGGCTGGTATACGGGTGCCAATTTCTACTCGGAGCCAGACTGGCGGCTTAAGTTCGTCCGTTCTGCCCGGTGCGCAGGATAACCTTTGTGCGGCTGCGCTCTCTCAGCGCGTACACAAGAGCCTGGATGGAATATCACATGTTGCCAAAAACTCCGGCCATCTAAAAGGCACCTTCGTGAAGGCATTAAAGGACGCCACCGCATCTATAAAAGAAACAGTCGATTGCCTTTTAGAGCGCACTTCTACGGAAGAAACAAGGCGACTGCAGGCACAAAACGACGCCCTGCGAGCTCAGTTGACTGAGCTTAAATCAGAGATGACCCAGCTGAGAGCGGACTTTCGGGACCAGTTCAGGCGAACGTCCCCAGTTCCGTCTCAGCCAAAAGAAAATACACAGCCGGCCAGTACCTCCCGCAAGGGTGCTGCAAAGGTTTCTAGCATGGAAGAAAATATGATGCGAACTATGACGGCCCAGATAGGACTGATGCTGGATGCGAGGCTAGGAGCCTTGGGGCTAGAGGGCAGGCTGCTGCCAGCCCAAACTATGCGGCCACCCTTGGCCCACGACCGGCGTGCGGAGCGAGCTACGTCTCTCCACTCCGGACCGACTGGACAAGACACGTGCACTGAACTCACAACAGGCACCCAGCCTGATTCTATAGCGGGAACGGTGGCGGTTGCTTCCCCTGCCTCTTCAGGCAGTAAACAGGGAGCCAAACCGAAACCAAGGCACAAGAAAACTACTCTTGCTGCTAACGAAGCGGCCACAGCTAGAGAGCTACCCCAGGAAACACCAACGCCTGCTGCGGCACCTCTGCGTGAAAACTGGAAAGACGCGTTGGGCAAGAAGGCCAAAAAGGCGGTCAAGAAACCAACAGCTGCGAAAACGTCCAAAACGCACGCGCCTAAGTCAGCACATAAAAGAAAACTCAGGCCTCCGCGCACTGCAGTCACTCTCACATTGAAGCCGGAAGCTGTGGAAGCTGGAGCTAAATATGAGACGGTTTTGGCTGAAGCCAAGAAACGCATAAACCTGGAGGATCTCGGGATTTCCGCTGTTCGCTTCCGAACAGTAGCTACTGGAGCTCGAATGCTGGAGCTTCCTCCGGACACGAAAGAAGCGGAAATCGCGGCGGATGCTCTAGCTGAGAAACTGCGGGAGGTTCTCGACCCTAATGTGGTCCACATCCAACGACCCGTGAAATGTGCTGACATCCGTGTCACGGGACTGGATGATTCAGCGATCGCTGAAGAAGTCGTAGCGGCCGTGGCTAAGCTCGGGAACTGCGCTGTTGAGGCCGTCAAGTCCGGTGTGATTGCGCGTAGCCACAATGGCTCTGGGTCGCTCTGGTTGAGCTGCCCTGTggctgctgccacaaaagttgTGGATGCGGGTCGGCTCAAAGTAGGTTGGATTTCGGCGCGCGTAATACTTTTGGACGCTAAACCCCTTAGGTGTTACCGTTGTCTGGAGACGGGCCACGTTGGTGCCAAGTGCGACAAGGGGGTCGACCGGAGCAACCTCTGTTATCGTTGTGGGGAACCCGGACACAAATCGCGCGAGTGTGTGGGCGTCATGCCGaatgttttatgtatttattattga